One part of the Rutidosis leptorrhynchoides isolate AG116_Rl617_1_P2 chromosome 1, CSIRO_AGI_Rlap_v1, whole genome shotgun sequence genome encodes these proteins:
- the LOC139882529 gene encoding uncharacterized protein has product MSIITKLRCITVDVTGTLMAYKGELGDYYCMAAKSVGLPCPDYKRVHDGFKIAYTEMAKKHPCFGHADKMPNIVWWKTCVKNSFVKAGYDFDEETFEKVFRRIYSTFGSSAPYIVFPDSQPFLRWLRSQGVTVGVVSNAEYRYPDVILPALGLNEGSEYDFGVFSGLVGVEKPNPKIYEIALERAGNIAPEETLHIGDSMRKDYAPAKSIGMHALLLDRFKTPDAENWKKSGATVLPDLVAARDWLSAEH; this is encoded by the exons ATGTCTATTATAACAAAGCTAAGATGTATCACTGTGGACGTTACGGGGACTTTGATGGCTTACAAGGGAGAACTTGGTGATTATTATTGCATGGCTGCTAAGTCCGTAGGGCTTCCTTGCCCGGACTACAAACGGGTACATGACGGTTTTAAGATTGCGTATACGGAAATGGCGAAGAAACATCCGTGTTTTGGACATGCAGATAAAATGCCCAATATTGTATGGTGGAAAACTTGTGTGAAAAATTCCTTTGTTAAG GCAGGATATGATTTTGATGAAGAGACATTTGAGAAAGTCTTCAGGCGCATATACTCGACATTTGGTTCATCTGCTCCTTATATAGTCTTTCCTGATTCGCAACCATTTTTAAGATGGCTTCGTTCACAAGGGGTGACTGTTGGGGTTGTTAGCAACGCTGAGTATCGGTATCCAGATGTTATTCTTCCGGCTCTTGGCTTAAATGAG GGATCTGAATATGACTTTGGTGTATTCTCGGGCCTGGTGGGAGTCGAAAAGCCCAACCCGAAAATATACGAGATAGCTTTAGAGAGAGCTGGAAATATAGCACCAGAAGAAACTTTGCACATTGGGGATAGCATGCGCAAAGACTACGCCCCAGCCAAAAGTATTGGGATGCATGCATTGTTGTTGGATAGGTTTAAAACTCCCGATGCCGAAAATTGGAAGAAATCTGGTGCTACAGTCTTGCCTGATCTCGTGGCAGCTCGAGATTGGTTGAGTGCAGAGCATTAA